CGGCGGCCGGTGACGCTCGCGGCGCATTTCTCGGTGCACGAGGACGACGGGCGCCACGTCTACATGGTCGAGATGCACAACATCACCAAGGTGAAGGAGCTCGAGTACATGATCGAGTCCTACGCCAAGATGGTGGAGAAGAACGAACGGGCGCTGCGGCGGGAGAAGGAGCGCGCCGAGCGGCTGCTGCTCAACATCATGCCGCGCACGGTCTACGAGGAGCTCAAGACCTTCGGCGTCACCACCCCACAGCGCTTCGAGTCGGCCTCGGTGCTGATGCTCGACTTCGTCGATTTCACCGAGATGGCGGTGTCCAAGGACCCGCTGGCGCTGATTTCCGAACTCAACGACATCTTCACCGGCTTCGACAGGATCGTCGAGCAATTCGGCTGCGAACGGCTAAAAACGATCGGCGACGCCTATGTGGCCGTATCCGGCATTCCCGAGGCGACCCCCGATCACGCCCAGAACATCGCCCGCACGGCGCTCCTGTTTCGCCGCTTCATCCGCCAGCGCAACGCCACGCGGGAGGAGAAATGGCGCTGCCGGATCGGCATCGCGTCCGGTCCGATGATCGGCTCGATCGTCGGCATCCAGAAATACGTCTACGACATCTTCGGGCCTGCAATGGACCTTGCCGCGCGCATGGAGCAGCACGCCGAGCCGATGGAGATCCTGCTGCCCGAGGCGACCGCAGACCACATCCGCGGCGAATTCCGGCTCGAGCCTGTGGCCGCGCGCGAGGTGAAGGGGTTCGGCACGCTCGACCTGTTCAAGCTGGTCGGCGGCGACGAGGAACTCGGCGTCACCCTGATCTGACCCCGCGATCGCCGGGTGCCGGCGGGATCGCGCGTCGAAACCGGCGCCGCCACGGCATCGCTGGACAGTTGGGTCTTGAGGGGTTAATTCCTATATTGTCGGAATAAATTCCAAACCCGACACCCGCCCGACGGTCCGCAGCCGGGGCGGAGGGAGCCGAACCAATGCTCTCCCATCGCCAGATATGGTCCGCGATCGACGCGCTCGCCGCGCGCTACTCGATGTCGGTGTCCGGCCTCGCGCGCCGCGCGGGTCTCGACCCGACGACCTTCAACAAATCCAAGCGCAGCGCGCCGGACGGCCGGTTGCGCTGGCCGAACACGGAATCGATCGCGAAGATCCTCGACGCAACCGGCTGCTCTATCGAGGACTTCATGGCGATGGTCGGCGACAGCTCGGCGGACGACACGCCCTATCGGCAGCACGCCGTGCCGCTGATCGGCTTCGCCCAGGCAGGCGCCGGCGGCTTCTTCGACGACGGCGGCTTTCCCGTCGGGGCGGGCTGGGACGAAGTCGCGTTTCCCGACGTGGCCGACGAACATGCCTATGCGCTGGAGGTGACCGGGGACAGCATGCTGCCGCTCTACCGCGACGGCGACGTGGTGATCGTATCGCCCGGCGCGTCGGTGCGGCGCGGCGACCGCGTCATCGTGCGCACTCGCGGCGGCGAGGTCATGGCCAAGGTGCTGGCGCGACGCACCACACGCACCATCGAATTGCACTCCGTCAATCCCGCGCACGAGCAGCGCACGCTGGCGCTGGAGGACATCGACTGGATCGCCCGCATCATCTGGGCGAGCCAGTGACCGCGGGAGAGACGACCGGAAGCCGCGCGGCAAGCGCCGATCCGGGACGCGGCCTGTCGCCGACGCTCGGCATCGTGCTCGTGCTGGTCGCCGCCACCGGCTTCGGGTTGTTGCCGATCCTGTTGCGCGGCGCCTATGCCGGCGGGCTTTCGCCGGAAGCGGCGACCTTCTACCGCTACGGCGTTCCGGCGCTGGTCTTCGTGCCGCTTATCGTCCGGTTCAACGGCGATTTCCGCGCCGCCGCGATCGCCGTGGCGACGGGCCTGGTCCTGGGGTTCGGCGTGCTCGGCTATTTCCGCGCCCTGCACGACATGCCGGTCGCCGT
This Microbaculum marinisediminis DNA region includes the following protein-coding sequences:
- a CDS encoding adenylate/guanylate cyclase domain-containing protein, which produces MSADPVPADPDVGSALNLDAFNRALIESVGVGIAIVECDGLKVLFQNKRFEQLFGSPANDITLDQLMQVPDLSGLEPGAVETCEISVKQKRRPVTLAAHFSVHEDDGRHVYMVEMHNITKVKELEYMIESYAKMVEKNERALRREKERAERLLLNIMPRTVYEELKTFGVTTPQRFESASVLMLDFVDFTEMAVSKDPLALISELNDIFTGFDRIVEQFGCERLKTIGDAYVAVSGIPEATPDHAQNIARTALLFRRFIRQRNATREEKWRCRIGIASGPMIGSIVGIQKYVYDIFGPAMDLAARMEQHAEPMEILLPEATADHIRGEFRLEPVAAREVKGFGTLDLFKLVGGDEELGVTLI
- a CDS encoding helix-turn-helix transcriptional regulator gives rise to the protein MLSHRQIWSAIDALAARYSMSVSGLARRAGLDPTTFNKSKRSAPDGRLRWPNTESIAKILDATGCSIEDFMAMVGDSSADDTPYRQHAVPLIGFAQAGAGGFFDDGGFPVGAGWDEVAFPDVADEHAYALEVTGDSMLPLYRDGDVVIVSPGASVRRGDRVIVRTRGGEVMAKVLARRTTRTIELHSVNPAHEQRTLALEDIDWIARIIWASQ